Genomic DNA from Candidatus Nitrosopumilus koreensis AR1:
GAGGTTGCACCAATTATGAGAAATCAAAATTCAGGAATTATTGTAAACATTAGTTCAGTAGCTGGAAGAATGGGATTACCAGGATCTCCTGCATATATCAGTTCAAAGTTTGCATTAGAAGGATTAGGCGAATGTTTACGATATGAGCTTGGTCAATTTGGAATCAAGACAACCCTAATTGAGCCAGGTGTAATCAAGACAAACTTTTTTGAATCAATGAGAGTTCCAGATTCAAAATCAGATCCAAAATACAAAGAGTTGACAGACCACATTCTTTCAGGACTAAAAATGATGGTTCAGATGGGAACTGCGCCATCACAGGTAGCAGAAGTGATCATCAAGGCGATTCATGATGATGAGATGCTTCCAAGATATGTTGTTGGGACAGACGCTGCCATGTTTATGGAGGCAAAAAAAATGAAAACAGACTTGGAATTTGAGAAATATATGAGCAAAGAATTATTTCCAAGTTAAAATATTTGAGTCACTGAATTTTACAAAAAACATGTCAACTAAACATTTTTGATTCTAATGGAAAGACAAAACATAGAGTCTAAGAAGACTTTTCAGATTTGACAGATGACTTCACTTGATGTCCCACCATCATAAAGATGAATTATTGCATCAATAGTACAATCAGAGATATAAGGAAAATCAGTTTCAATAGAGGGATACATAAGATCTTCAGGCGCTGTAGAATGCGCAAGACCAAATGCATGTCCAAGTTCATGACGCAATATTGTTTTAAATTGAGAATCAGAAAGATTATCTGTTTCAAAAATTACTATATGTGATTTTAAAATTTGGTTTTGTGTATCATCGGTTATTGATTTGGTCCAACCGGAATACCCATCACCATTTCTGAAATTAGAGAGTTCAATTGTAATATCACCTTCACCATTTTTTGAATTTATCAATTCAATGTTTATAGGAATAAACAATTCAGTATCTTGCTTTTCTGAAGCTGCTTCTAGTGCACCTTTCCATCCAAGATAATACGTAGACATAGTACCCTCAGGTCCTTTATGTAGTAATGAGTTGTCAATTTCAATTGTTTCGCCTGACAAGAGGACGGATTTTATTAATTCAATTTTTTCAGAATGCTTTTCACCATTAAGTATATTGACATATAGCGTATCACCATCTACCAACCTCCAAGAGAGATGAGTGTCAATTGTGTCTCCTTTCAAATTTTGAATGAAATATCCCGTATTTGTCAATGAATTCAATTCAACTTGGTGTTCTTCACCAACCACGGATGTGAAAAATAATGAAGAAAGTATCAGCACTCCAGATAAAATGGATGTAATTAAAACAAGATTCTTTTTAAATACGTTGTTTTTTTTTCCATGATTTGTTTCGTCAAGAAACAGAATTATCTTTGTCAATTCACTCCCTCTCGCACCTTATGAATTACTTATTTAATATAACATATGATCAAGTTATGGAGGGGTAAATTGGAAATAAAATATAATGGAAATTTAACATATTACAAATACACACTAATCAAAAAATGGGACAAAAATTTTAAGAATAACAAAAGAAGAAACTTAAAGTTTGTAAATGAAGTGTTGACATTATTTTGTTTTAATAATGAATTAACATCTTGGGAAGCAGCAAAAAAAATTTCAAAGAAGAATTTTGAATCAATTAATAAAAATGAAAAAAAAATAAAGAGATTATTTGTAGGACGGATGGATAATGGGACAAAATATGAAGGGTTATTACAAAACGAAATTATAATTAACATTAAAAATAAAAAAAATAACAAATATAGAATTTCTTTGTTTGGGTTGTTGTATTGTTTAACATATTTGAAGCTGACCAATAAAGAGATTGATAACATAGCAAAAATGCATCAAAAACTACTCCCAAAAATTTTTAGTCGTTGGGATGAAATGAAAGAAAAGGGAGATGAATGTTACAGATTACGATTGTTATCAAGAGGGCTACTACTAGATCGATTTGACATGATTAATGATAGAAAATTTCCAACGATGGAAATGTTATTTTATTTACATATGAAATTTTTAAAATATTCAGAAATGTGTCATGAAAAGGATTTGGCAGAGGAGATATCATATTGGTTTTATATCACATATTTTTATTCAAAAAGATCATATTCAATTCAAGAAAAAAATAACTTTAAAAAAATTCTTAACAAAAATCCGTCAATAAATACATGGTTCAAAAAATTTTTGTTCGAAACCAAAAAATATTTTAAAAAAAGTAACACAATATTGGTTAAAAATGAATGGGTTTAAGAGCAATAGAGGGTATTGAAAGGTATGAGTTTAAAAAAGAAAGTTTTGGTTATTGACGATGATAAAGAAGTGTTAGAAACCACTTCAGCTATGATAGAAATGTTTGGGTATGATACAATTCAGGCAGAGAATGGATTTGATGGAATTGAGAAATTAATAGAAAAACCAGATCTGGTGTTAATGGATGGAAGAATGCCAGGTATGGATGGATATGAGACATTTAAAAAAATGAGGGAAAACGATGCAAGAATCAACGTTATTTTTATGACTGCGTATAAAGACGACGAAAAGTGGAAAGAAGCAAAAAAAAATTGTGCCATATATAATATTCAGAAGCCTTTTGAGCCAAAATTTTTAGAAGAATTAATCAAAAGACACGTAAATCAAATTACAAATTGTTAGAAAATCAAACAGGCAAAACTATATGAAAAGTTGTAGGGTTTAGAGATACAGAGATAGAACCTCCATGTTGTTCTATAATGTTTTTACAGGTAGTTAATCCCAATCCAGTACCCTGTTGTTTGGTAGTTGTCAAAGGTTCAAAAACAGAATCAACGATATTTTTTGGTATTCCAATACCAGAATCTTGAAAATAAATATGGATTAGATTGTCGGTTTTTTTGTAGAATATTTTGATACTACCATCTTTATCCCCTATTGCATGAATTGAATTATGAATCAGATTAATGAAAACAATTTCAAGTTTATTGAGATCTGCACGAACTTCTAATTTTTCTTTTGGGAGTTCAACAGATATATGTTTTGGAATCATGATTTGAGTCAGCACATCTTGCAAAAATGATTTAAGTTCTAATGAGGAGTAATCAAGTTTGGATGTTTTTACAAAATTTAACACATCATTAATTTGATGATCAATTCTACGTATAGATTTTTCAACAGATTCAAAATATTTTGTTAGTTCTTTTTCTTGTATGGTTTTCATTCTCAACACAATAACAGAATTTTTAATGGCTGTAAGCGGGTTTTTAATATCATGTGCAATACGAGCAGATAATTCACCTATCGTAAGCAATTTTTCAGTTTTTAGATTTTTTTCAACTATCTTTAATTTTTCTTGGAGTTGTTTTAATTCAGAAATATTAACTAAAACAGTATTACTTCCAATCAGAGCATTATTAGCATCATACAGGTTCGATACTGAAATCAAACAAGTCACAATTTTACCGCTCTTTGATTCTAAATCAATCTCTAAACCTTGAACATTACCATGACCCTTCCAAGTCTGAAAAATTTGTTCTAATTTTTTCTTATCATGATCAGCAACGTGATCGAATATGTGTGCTCCTATAACTTCATTTTTAGAATATTCAAGGGTTTCACAATATTTCTTATTACAATTATTGATTTTCCCATCCAATCCAACACTTCTTAACATCTCAGGCATGCCATCATAGAGATTTTGATATCTTTCTGAAAGCGATTTGATGGAGTCAGTGTATGATTTTATTTCATCAACCATTTGTTTGAAACTTCGTGCTAATTTTCCAATTTCATCATTACCAAATTTACTAATATCAATCTGAAATTGCCTTTGAGTAATGTTACTAGTCTGAGATTCCAAAATACGTATAGGTCTTGTAAGAATTCGGGCAAAATATAACGAAGTTGCAATTGCAACAAGAATAGAAAATACGATCAATATTATCAATAGAATAATAGTCTGGTAAAAGGAACCAAATAATTCTGGAGAAGAAAATTCAATTGCATAATAATAATCATCATAATTTGTAGAAATTAGATAGAAAACTGAATCATGATAATGTATAGTTTGTATCAAAGAATTATCTACTAGATTGTTTAACGATGTTTGTAATTGTAGTTTTTTTTCATTTGAGAAATTATTAAAAAAAGATGTTGCAGATTGGATGTCTTTTGAAATAGTATC
This window encodes:
- a CDS encoding SDR family oxidoreductase, with the translated sequence MEKVALVTGSSSGIGLETALALAKDGYHTFASMRDVSKAGELENAAKKENLPIEVIELDVDKEESITSAVKKVIEDAGRLDVLVNNAGYGQFGCTEDVSVDDFRKQFETNFFSVVRIIQEVAPIMRNQNSGIIVNISSVAGRMGLPGSPAYISSKFALEGLGECLRYELGQFGIKTTLIEPGVIKTNFFESMRVPDSKSDPKYKELTDHILSGLKMMVQMGTAPSQVAEVIIKAIHDDEMLPRYVVGTDAAMFMEAKKMKTDLEFEKYMSKELFPS
- a CDS encoding sensor histidine kinase; amino-acid sequence: MTFLDTSTSVESLPYLFQLESISSSFENNNKNIQNIIIFDKFSNMVYTVDVLSSYKPYVEYIQMKIQNKNDLKKLNVISEFDMRFGNSLGFLSTINNDVETIGYVLLIYDVVLPPTFSSNSYLSRTIINSDGDTISKDIQSATSFFNNFSNEKKLQLQTSLNNLVDNSLIQTIHYHDSVFYLISTNYDDYYYAIEFSSPELFGSFYQTIILLIILIVFSILVAIATSLYFARILTRPIRILESQTSNITQRQFQIDISKFGNDEIGKLARSFKQMVDEIKSYTDSIKSLSERYQNLYDGMPEMLRSVGLDGKINNCNKKYCETLEYSKNEVIGAHIFDHVADHDKKKLEQIFQTWKGHGNVQGLEIDLESKSGKIVTCLISVSNLYDANNALIGSNTVLVNISELKQLQEKLKIVEKNLKTEKLLTIGELSARIAHDIKNPLTAIKNSVIVLRMKTIQEKELTKYFESVEKSIRRIDHQINDVLNFVKTSKLDYSSLELKSFLQDVLTQIMIPKHISVELPKEKLEVRADLNKLEIVFINLIHNSIHAIGDKDGSIKIFYKKTDNLIHIYFQDSGIGIPKNIVDSVFEPLTTTKQQGTGLGLTTCKNIIEQHGGSISVSLNPTTFHIVLPV
- a CDS encoding response regulator, whose product is MSLKKKVLVIDDDKEVLETTSAMIEMFGYDTIQAENGFDGIEKLIEKPDLVLMDGRMPGMDGYETFKKMRENDARINVIFMTAYKDDEKWKEAKKNCAIYNIQKPFEPKFLEELIKRHVNQITNC
- a CDS encoding matrixin family metalloprotease translates to MTKIILFLDETNHGKKNNVFKKNLVLITSILSGVLILSSLFFTSVVGEEHQVELNSLTNTGYFIQNLKGDTIDTHLSWRLVDGDTLYVNILNGEKHSEKIELIKSVLLSGETIEIDNSLLHKGPEGTMSTYYLGWKGALEAASEKQDTELFIPINIELINSKNGEGDITIELSNFRNGDGYSGWTKSITDDTQNQILKSHIVIFETDNLSDSQFKTILRHELGHAFGLAHSTAPEDLMYPSIETDFPYISDCTIDAIIHLYDGGTSSEVICQI